The Campylobacter sp. CN_NE2 region TTTTCGCAGGTGCGCCTACTTCACTGTTTTTTTTTACGCTTCCGCCATTACCTAGTTTTTTATTGATTTCGTTGATTTGAGATTTTAGCCAAGCTATATCTTTTTTCATCTGATCTAGTTCGCTACTGCCACGAGCTTTGCCGCTTGTTCTAATCTCTAAATCTGCCACCCTATTTTCAAGTTTTGAAATTTGAGCATTTGTGCCTTCTAAGACAGTTCTAAGACCTTCGACATTTTCTTTTGTGTCATCAAGATTCATTTGAATACTATCTGCTTGTTGTCTATTTTTTAGCAAAAACTGCTCGTTTTCTGTTAGACCATAAGGATTTTCAGAATTTACATTTCCGGCATCGAAAACCGAAACTTCGGCATTTAAAAAAGTTGCGACACCAAAAAGCGCCGCAACTATAAATTTTTTATTAATCAAATTAGAACCCAACTTTGAATTCGTCGCGTCTATTTTGAGCGTCGCACTCTTTTGTTTTGCTTGTGCAAACAAGGTTGCTTTCGCCATAGCTTACAACAGAAATTCTATCTGCACTTACGCCTTGTTTAACCAAAGCATCTTTTGCAGCTTTTGCTCTTTTTAGACCAAGAGCGTAGTTGTATTGATCGCTACCCCACTCGTCGCAGTTACCTTCAACTTTGATTGTCAAAGCTTCTGCGCCTGCTTGGTTGAATAATGCAGCGTTGTTGTTGATTGAACCTTGTTGATCAGCTCTAATGTTAAATTTGTCATAATCAAAATAAACATTGCTAACTTCGCTTTGAATTCTTGAAGCTAGATCGCCACCCATTGATGAATCACCCATATTTTCTGGGTTCTTTTTAGAACAACCGCTCAAAAGTAGAGCAGCAACTGCAACTGATGTTAAAACTAAATGTTTCATTTTTCCACCTTCCAAATAAGATTTTTTGCATTATAGCATAAAAAATTTGATTTTTTACCAATCAAGTGATTGAATTTGACCGATTTTTAACGGAAATTGAAAACTTCTGTTCTCATTTACCCTTATAATGCCGACTGCACTACCGCTTTTTATAAACATTATAGTTCCGCCGTCATGAGAAAATCTAGGAAACATATTTTTTCCGTCTGCTGTGAGTTGGCGAACTAAATCTGTTTGCGTTGAAATCATATAGATATTAAAGCTTCCGCCGCCGTCACGGCTAGAATAAGCTATATAACTTCCGTTTGTCGTAATCGAGTTATTATTTTTTCCTTGAAATACCATTTGCTCGACATTACCGCCACCAAGACTTTGAGCGAAAATATTTGGATAACCAAGTCTATCGCTTACAAAAACCACTCTGCTATCGTTATCCACAAAATTTCCATTTACATCAATGCCAGGATAATCTGTAACTTGCTTCATATTGCCACTTGCTAAGTCATAAAGAAAAATGTCAGGCTGATCTTTTGGCGCATTTGTGATAAGAAGTTTTCGTCCGTCGCTACTAACATCACTTGCTATCGTCATGCCTTGTCCTGTTAGAATTTTGGTTTTTGCACCGCTAGAAAGATTATATTTAAAAATCGCAGGAGTATTTTTATTTACATAATATGTATAGAAAAACTCGGTTTGATTTTTATTTGCCCATTTTGGGAAAATGTTTAGACCACCGCTAACTACGACTTTTTGATAAGTTAAAGTATAATCAGCAACTAAAATTTCGCTTTGTTTTGTCGAAGTATAGCGAGAAAGCAAAATCATCTGTCTCATCCAATCGACATTTGAATAGCCCAAATTTTTAACGATTTCAGAAACTGCCATGTGTGCTAAAAACGGATATGTTTCGCCGTTTGCTATGCTAAATTCGTTCTCATAAACTACTTTGCCGTTACTTGCGTCTAAAACTTTGGCTTTTAAATTCATAGGTGAGCCCTGAGCGCTAACTGCATAGCGAACGATCAAAGCAGGAGCGCCGCTTATACCTAAATTTGTAGTATAATCGCCGTCATAAGAGCTTTCTAAATAATCATCGCTTACTTCAAAAACAGCACCGACTTTTAAATCTCCAACCATAAGTTTAAAAAATTTGTTGTTAAATTCAGAATTTGGCAACTCCGAAGCGTTTTGCACTACGATTTTTGGCAAATTCATAGCACCGTCATTTGTTAATGTCATTGTTGCATCAATAGCAAACAAATTTATACAAAAAATAAAAATTAAAAAAAGTTTTTTCATTTTTGCTCCTTTATTTTTTTGGTGTTATTGTAATTGATGTTATATTTAAAATTTCATTTCCAGGTGGTTTTGGAAATTCTCTACTTTCTAAACTATAAACAAAATCTCTAAGTTTTTGGTTATATTCAGAATTATAAGTAAGTTCTAAAATTTCATATTCCACAACTTTTCCATTTCTATCAATTTTTAAACTTATTTTAGCAACTTCATTTGATTTTGGATTATACGAAGTCCAAATTTGTTGTAAAATTTTGTTTATTTGACCTATATAAGCATTATATTGCCCTGTCATCTGTGATTTGCCTGATTTTTTATCATCTTTTTGAACGGCATTTTTAGAACCGCTTTCTTGTTTTTCTTCTTTTTTTTCTGTGCTTTCTTGAAGTTTTTTATTATCTTTTGTGGTATCGGCAAAAAGATCGTTTAAATTTGGTTTTGGTTCAGGCTTTGGCTCTTCAACCGGTTTTGGCTCTTCAATCGGAGTTTCAACAGGTTTTGATTCAGGCAGTGGCTCAGGCTTTGGCTCTTCTGTTTTTTCTATCTCTTTTGGTTTTTCTTCAACTTGTGGCTGGACAGGAACTTCTTTGGCTAAATCAGGTGCTTTTGGCGCACTATCGTCAATCTCCCAATCCACAATAATATCCATATAAGCATTTGGATCGTCTGTGTATTTTAGTGCTAGTTCGTGGTCTCTTATAGCATTAAAAAGCAGGAAAAATCCAGCCAAAAAATAGATACAAAGCGAAATCAAAAACGAAGTGAAATTGTCGTATTTCACGCCGACATACGAACTACTTCGCAAAGCCTATCCGTTCGTTTGAAGTGCTACTTTTAAATAACCAGTTTGTTTTAAAGTTTTTAAAACAAACATAACATCATCATAAAGTAGCTTTTTATCGGCTTGGATAAAAACGGGCTTATCCTTGTCGTATTTGCCTGAATTTGCTAATAAAAGTAGATTATCGGCAAATTCGACAAAATTCATTTTACTTTGATCGATATGAATTTGCTTATCTTCGGTTATACGAACTATCATAAGCTCTTTTGTGGTTTGCGAAGTTTGCGTTTTTGAACCGTCAGGAAGCTGAATTTTCTCTTCATAGATTATCGCAGGGGTTGCAACCATTAAAATAGCAAGTAACACAAGCATAATATCAACCAAAGGCGTGATATTTAGCTCAGGTTTTTCATCATAATCAAACATTTGATTTTGTTTCCGCTTTTAAATTTGATACGCTATCGCCTGTTATGTGAAGCAAAATATCACCTGTGCGCCTAATAATACTCATAAGCTCATACGATTTTCTTTTTATAAGTAAGTGAAATGTATAAGCAGGGATTGCAACGAAAATTCCGGCTCCCGTAGCAACCAAAGCTTCGCTAATGGCTGGTGCAATCGTAGCGATACTAGCGTTTCCTGCACCCATTTTGGAAAAAGTATCAAGTATGCTAACAACCGTTCCAAAAAGCCCTATAAAAGGCGAAGTTGAAGCGATGATAGAGAGCCAAGTTAGCCCACTTGTAGAATCTCGCTCGGACATACTTAGCGAAACTGCTAGTTTTTCTTTTGTGATTTTACCACTTGCTACTTTTTTCAAAACAGAATTTGTATTTGAAATTCTCGCCCCCATAAGCAGAGATTCAAGGGCTTTTTCTTCTTTTTTATACCAAGAAGAAAGCCCTACAAACCTAGAAATCAAAATCGTAAAAGTCAATATGAAATAAAAAGATAACCAAGAAAGCACAAATATCGTAATAAATGTGCTTCTTGAAAAATAACTAAGAATAATATCAATCATACTCTATTTTTGCCTTGCGTGATCATCGATTTTGGCGATAGTTGCGGCATAAGCAGATGTTTCACTACTCATAGAAGCTACTAAATCTTTTGCTTTTTGAAGTGATTTTGCAATAGCACCTTCGCTATCGCCGCCTACGACGACAGCGCCGTCTGCTAAAACGGTTGTTTTTTCTTCATCAACTTTCAAATAGCCCCAGTTTATCGCTACTAATTCTTTTTTATCGTTTAAATTTACTATTTCAATTACACCAGATCTTAAAAGCGTTACAAGTGCTGCGTGGCGTGGTAAAACGCCTAGTTCGCCTTCGCTTCCGGGTAGTTGAACAGATTTAACTTCGCCCGAGAAAACTCTTCCCTCAGGCGTAACGATTTCTAAAAATAATTTTTCCATTATTTTTTCCTTTTAAGCCTTCATTTTTTCGGCTTTTGCCACTACCTCGTCAATATTTCCTACCATATAGAAAGCATTTTCAGGTAAATCATCATATTTACCCTCTAAAATTCCTTTAAATCCTGCGATAGTTTCTTCAAGGCTGATATATTTGCCCGGGCTTCCTGTGAAAACTTCGGCAACAAAGAAAGGTTGTGAAAGGTATTTTTCAACTTTTCTAGCTCGTTCAACCACAAGTTTATCTTCTTCGCTAAGCTCGTCCATACCTAAAATCGCGATAATATCTTGCAAATCTTTATATTTTTGAAGAACAGCTTGAACACCACGAGCTACTTTATAATGCTCTTCGCCGATGATTTGAGGATCAAGCATTCTTGAAGTTGAATCAAGCGGATCAACCGCAGGGTAAATTCCTTTTTCTGCAATCGCTCTGTTTAGAACGGTTGTCGCATCAAGGTGAGCAAAAACCGTTGCAGGAGCAGGGTCAGTTAAGTCATCAGCCGGAACATAAACAGCTTGAACTGATGTAATTGAGCCTTTTTTAGTCGATGTAATTCTCTCTTGCAATTTACCCATTTCGCTAGCCAAAGTCGGTTGGTAACCAACGGCACTTGGAATTCGTCCTAGAAGTGCTGACATCTCTGAACCTGATTGAGAAAATCTAAAAATGTTATCGATAAACATCAAAACATCTAATCCTAGCTCATCACGGAAATACTCAGCCATTGTAAGACCTGTCAAAGCAATTCTATTTCTTGCTCCTGGTGGTTCGTTCATTTGACCATAGGTTAAGGCAACTTTATCCAAAACGCCCGATTCCTTCATTTCGTTATAAAGGTCGTTTCCCTCTCTTGTTCGTTCGCCAACGCCCGCAAATACAGAGTAACCGCTGTGTTTGAAAGCAACATTGTGGATTAGCTCCATAATAATAACGGTTTTACCAACCCCGGCACCGCCAAATAAACCTACTTTTCCACCTTTTGCGTAAGGAGCTAGCAAATCAACGACTTTAATACCTGTTTCAAAAATTTCGCTTTTTGTGCTTTGATTTTCGAAGCTTGGCGGATCTCTGTGGATTGACCAGCGAGTTTCGAAATTTTCTTCTTCGCCTTCGTCGATCAAATCGCCTGTAACATTGAAAATTCTGCCCAAAACTTTTTCGCCAACAGGAACGCTAATAGGAGCACCAAGTGCAACTACTTCTAAGCCTCTTGTCAAACCATCGCTCATATCCATAGCAATCGTTCTAACGCGGTTATCGCCAAGATGACCTGCGACTTCTAGCACAAGTCGTCTAGCATCGCCTTCGACATCAAATTTAACTTCTAGGGCTTCGTTGATTTGTGGCAAATAATCTTTAAAATCCACATCAACAACAGGACCCATTACTTGTGAAATTATTCCTTTCATCTATTTTCCTTTCACTTATTTCTTTACTTCATTGATTCAACGCCACTGATGATTTCTATAAGCTCAGTGGTAATAGAACTTTGTCTTGCTTTGTTATACTCTAAATTTAGCTGTCTAACGCGCTCTTTTGCGTTGTTTGTCGCATTTTCCATAGCGTTCATTCTAGCACTATGTTCGGCAGCTAGTGAATCTATCAAAGAGTAATACATGCTGTATTCTAAATACTTTTTGACAAGTTCATCTAATAATGCTTTTGCATTTTCATCAGGTTCAAATTCAACAGCAGAACCTAAATTTGCTAAATGCTTTTCATCAACAACAGGCGGTTCAATTGGAACTACATCGCTAACACGAATTTCTTGCGAAATCATATTTTTATATCCATTATGAACCAAAATAACTTTATCGGTTTCACCGGCTAAAAAGCTATCAACGGCCGATTTGATAATATTTTGTGCTTTTTCATAGGTAGGAGATGAGCTAACGCCGACATGCTTTTCTAAAAGCTCCATACCTTGAAAATTAAAGTATTCGATACCTTTTTTGCCTACGCCACGCAAACGAATTTTAATTCCTTTGCTTTTATAAGTTTCAATCAAACTTTTTATTTTTTTGATTGTGTGAATATTAAATCCGCCACAAAGCCCCTTGTCGGCAGTAACAAAAATAATATCAACTATTTTTGGCTCTTTTTTTGTATCGAAAATTTTACTATTTTGCACATCTGAGATATTATCAGAAATTTTAGCCGCAATCTCACTTAAAACCTCATTGATTTTAATCGCATAAGCGCTTGATTGAACAGCTGCGTCTTTTGCTTTTTTAAGCTTTACATTAGACACAAGCTTCATCGCTTTTGTGGTTTTTTCAGTGTTTTTGACGCTTTTAATTTTTAACTTAATATCTTTCAAATTTGCCATAATTTAGCCTTACTGCGCTGAAAATGTCGCTTTAAAGTCATTTAATGCTTTTGCTAAACTTTCTTCTATATCTTTTTCCAAAGATTTTTTGGTTCTGATTTGTTCGAAAATTTCAGGATATTTAGCTTCGATAAACGGATAAAGTTCAGCTTCAAATTTACCGATTGCGCTTGGTGCAACATCGTCCAAATAACCTTTGCTACCTGCAAAAATGATAACAATTTGATTTTCAACAGGAAGTGGGCTATAAGGTGGTTGTTTTAGAACTTCAACCATTCTTTGACCACGGTCTAGTTGTTTTCTACTGCTTTCGTCCAAATCACTTGCAAATTGAGCAAATGCTTGAAGTTCGCGGTATTGAGCAAGGTCAAGGCGAAGTGTGCCTGAAACTTTTTTAATAGCTTTGATTTGTGCTGAACCACCAACACGGCTAACCGACAAACCGACATTGATCGCAGGGCGGATACCTGAGTTAAATAGACCTGATTCAAGGAAAATTTGTCCGTCTGTAATCGAAATAACATTTGTAGGGATATATGCTGAAACATCGCCTGCTTGTGTTTCAATGATAGGAAGCGCTGTTAGGCTACCAGCTCCTAGTGCATCGCTTAGCTTACTAGCTCTTTCAAGTAAGCGAGAGTGAAGATAAAAAACATCGCCCGGATAAGCTTCACGACCCGGTGGTCTTCTTAAAATCAATGACATTTCGCGGTAAGCAACAGCGTGTTTGCTTAAATCATCATAAATAATCAAAGCATGGCGTGAGTTATCTCTGAAATACTCGCCCATTGTGCAACCTGAATATGGAGCAAGGTATTGAAGAGCAGCCGCTTCACTAGCATTAGCTGCAACTACGATGGTATATTCCATAGCGCCGTATTCTTCTAGTTTTTTAACAACTTGTGCTACGGTTGATTGTTTTTGACCTACGGCAACATAGATACAGACGACATCTTGACCTTTTTGGTTGATAATAGTATCAACAGCAACCGTTGTTTTACCTGTTTGTCTATCGCCGATAATTAGCTCTCTTTGACCTCTACCGATTGGAACAAGGGCGTCGATTGCTTTAATACCTGTTTGAAGCGGCTCATGAACTGATTTTCTAGCCATAATGCCTTTTGCTTTTTCTTCAACGAATCTACTTTCACTCGCTTCAATTGGTCCTTTGCCGTCGATTGGCTCACCAAGTGCATTTACAACGCGTCCTATCATAGCGTCCCCAACAGGAACTCTTAGAAGTTTGCCAAGTCTTTTTGCACTACTTCCTTCAACGATACCGGCTGTTTCGCCTAAGATAACAACACCGACACTGCTTTCTTCAAGGTTAAGAGCAATACCTTTTACGCCGTTATCGAACTCAACCATTTCGTTAGCCATAACATTTTTTAAGCCATAAACGCTGGCAACACCGTCGGCAACAGATACAACTTTACCTGTTTCTTCGACATCTACGCTTAGATCAAAGCTTTCAATTCGTTCTTTAATTATGCTACTAATTTCGTCTGCTTTAATTTTCGCACTCACGCTTTACTCCTTTAAATTGCTTTTAATATATATTCGCTCATTTTATTTTTTAATCTATCAATAGAAAAACTAATCTCAAAACCCAAATCTTCAACATCGATTTTAACGCCGTTGTAGTTAGCAATAACCGGCTCTAATTTGATGTTTGCATTGAATTTTTTAGAAATTTGCGCTTCTAGCTCTTTAAGTTTTGATTTTTCAATCTCTTTTGAAGAGTAAATTTTTCCGTAAAATTCGTTGTTTGCAGCTGCGATATTGCTTCGCAATCCTTCAAAAATTTGCGGAATTAAATTTATTCGTCTATTTTTTGCCAAAAGCTTTATCAAATTTGAAATTTTCTCATCAGGTTTTTTTATAAAAGATAAAATCAAATCAACTTTTGCATTATCTTTTATAGCAGGAGAGTTGATAATATCGTTAAATTTCTCAGTTTCAAAAGCCAAAGATAGGGATTTGAAAATTTCCAAAACGCCTTTTAGCTCATCTTGTTTATAGCTTTCTATTAAAGCTTTAACATATTTTTTAGCGGTATTGTCTATCATTACACAGCCTTTTTATGAACTATGTCGATAAGTTCATTTTGATCTAAATTTATGCTATTTTTGTCAAAAATTTCTTCTAAAATTTCATTTACGACATCTTTTTTCGCTTTTCTAGTTTCAAATTCTTTTTGCTCTTCGAACGCTTTTTGAAGTTGTTTTATCTCAAATTCGGTAGCATTTTTAACTTTTTCTTCTGCAAAAATTGCCTCTTTTTTGGCTGTTTCTACCAAAGAATCACCTTGAATTTTAGCAGTTGCTACATCTTTTTTAGCCTGTTCTTTTCGCTCTTTTGATTCTTTTAATAAATTTTGATTTGCTTCAAGTCTAGAAGCTATCGAATTTATTCTATTTTCATAAGCAGCTTTTAAAGGACCTTTTAGCAAATAATACATTATCCCAAAAAAGATTAAAAAGTTTATCGTTCTCCAAACTATATCATAGTTTGTGCCATGTCCGTCTGCAAGAGCCAAAATCGGAAAAAGTGTTAAAAATATATATTTTTTCATTTTTTCTCCTTAAATCTTGGCAAGAGCGCTTTTAAGGCTACTCTTAAATTCCGGAATTTTATCTTGAAGATCTTTTTTAAGCTCAGTTTTTTCTTTACCAAGCTTTTTAACAAATTTGTCAAAATCGGCTTCTAATTCCGATTTTTTAGCCGCTATCACTACTTCGGAATCTTCTTTTGCTTTATCCAAAGATAGCTGTTTGATTTTAGCTGCTTGTGATCTTGCTTCATCTAGAATTTTTGTTATCTCGGCTCTATCAGAATCGACATCTAGCGCATTTTGCTTGGCTTCTTCGGCATCTTTTTGTATCATGGCTTCTCTGCTGTCCATAAAAGAAAGCAGTGGTTTATAAAGCATGATATTCAAAATGTAGACGAGCCCCAAAAATACGATAACAGTGAAGATCAGAGCAGGCAAACTAATTTCGAGCATTAACCCTCCTTATTAATTTTTACAAAATAAATTAATATTTTACAATATAAATTTAAAAATTTAGATTAAAAAATCAGTTTAACTTCTTAATAAATTCATCAATTTTTGAAATTTCATCAAATTCAACAGAAATTTTTCTATCTTTTATCTTTATTTTTCCAAATTTATCTAATTTTTCTTTCAATTCCAAAAGTTTTGGCTCAAAATTTTCAAATTTTTCAACCTTTTCTTTTGTCGATTTTTTATCTTTTTTATCTTTTATTTTTTTTACCAAATTCTCGGTTTCTCTAACGCTTAGTTTTTGCCCTGTTATCGTATTTAAAACCAAAATTTGATCTTTTTCATCAAGTCCTACTATAACCTTTGCATGACCTTGTGAAATTTTATCTTCGCTAATTGCGTTTTGAACTTCGCTAGTTAAGCTTAAAAGCCTTAAAGTATTAGTAATTTGCACACGCGATTTTTTGATGATTCCAGCCAATTCTTCTTGCGTGATTTTATATTCATCAATCAACTCTTTGTATGAATTTGCAAGTTCAATAGGATTTAAATTTTCTCTTTGTATATTTTCAATTAGCGCTAGTTCCCTTAAATTTTGTGAGCCAAAATCAGCAACTATGGCTTTGATATATTTTTCACCCAAAAGTTTTGTAGCACGAAATCTTCTCTCGCCGGCAATCAGCATATACTCATCATTTTTCGCAACAACGATTATAGGCTGGATAAGCCCGTGCCTAGCGATACTTTCGCTAAGCTCTTTTAAAGCATTTTCATCAAATTTTTTTCTTGGCTGATATGGATTTGGTTTGATTTTATCAATTTCGATTTCTAAAACTAAATCTTTTTTTCCGCTTTCTAACTCTTTTGCGTAAGCATTTTCAACATCATCTAAAATGGCACCAAGTCCCCGTCCTAACGCACTTTTTTTTACTTTTGCCATATTTACTCCATAATCGAATTTGCCAAATCCTGATACGCAACGCTTCCTGATGATTTTATATCATATAAAATCACAGGTTTGCCGTAACTTGGACATTCTGCAAGTTTTACATTTCTAGGAATTATAACAAAGCCGTTTTCATCTCTGTCACTTTTGAAAAGCTTATCTTCAAAATGCTCTTTAAGATTTGCTAAAACCTCTTTTGAAATATTATTTTTGCTATACATTGTAGGCAAAAATCCTCTAAATTTAAGATTTGGATTTATGCTTTTTTTCACGATTTTAACGGTATTTAAAACCAAACTTAGCCCTTCAAGTGCCAAAAATTCACACTGAACAGGTACAATAACACTATCACTTGCACTTAGTGCATTTACGGTGATATTTCCCAAAGTAGGTGGCGAATCAATAATGATATAATCATATTTTGAAGAAATTTTGGCAATTTTCCTTTTTAAAATCATTTTACTATCTTTGTCATTGTCGGCAAATTCTTGCTCAATGCCAACTAGACCGATATTTGACGGAACTAAATGAAGTTCAGGAATTTCCGTTTCGAGCGTGATTTCAGATATTGTTTTTCTACCAGTTAAAACATGATAGATATTGAATTCATAATCACTTCTACTAAAACCAAGCCCTGTTGTCGTATTTGACTGCGGATCAAGATCGATTAGTAAAACTTTTTTTCCGACAATAGCTAAACTTGCCGCCAAATTTATCGCAGTTGTCGTCTTGCCGACACCGCCTTTTTGATTAGCAATAGTTATTACTTCGCTCATCTTAAACTATACACCTTTTTGTTGTTTATTAGGATTGAACCGTCATCGCAAAGCACGGCATTTTCGAGAGATACTATCTCGCACCCATTGTGGGTGCCGAATTTTTGCGACAAAGGGAATTCTAGCGAAAACTTGCTAAAAATTTGCTTCCATGAAGGTTTTTTTTCTAACATTTCAAAAAAGCCGTAAATTAGGCTATTTCGCTCTACTTTTATATCTAAGATTCCAGCAAATTCGGGCGCGTGAGCTAAATTTAAACCCATACCGCAGACAAAAACATTTTTGATTTTTGTCGTGATTACACCGCCGATTTTTTTTTCACTCAAATAAAAGTCATTTGGCCATTTTAGCCAAATTTTTGAGCCTAAATTTGCCAAATACTCTTTCATCAAAAATGCAAAATAAATACTAGCCGAATTTGTCGGCAAATCGCTTGGCAAGGCACTTTCGCTCACGCAAAATGAAAAATATAGATTTCCGCTCACGCTCTCCCACGCATTTCCTCTGCTTCCAAGCCCTGCATTTTGTGAGTTTGCGACCAAACAATATGGCGGTTTGATAACGCCAAGCTTTAAATTTGAAATGATCCCAGTTTGGGTCGAATCGCAACTCTCAACAAATTCTATCGTCAATTTTCAGCCTTTTGCCGTTGATAAAATCATATGCATTTAGCGGTTTTTTGCCGACTTCTTGGATTTTTGTGATTTCTAATTCGCCACCACACACAGCAATGACAAAACTATTTTTATTTATCGCGACGATTTTTCCAAATTCGCTCTTGCTATGAATTTTATCGCTAAATTTAGCCACTTCCAAAAGTTTTGTGCCGTCATCTAAAAAAATGTTTGGCCAAAAATCAAAAGCCCTAAATTTACGCAAAATTTCATCAATATCGTCGCTAAATTTAATCAAACCAAACTCTTTTTTTATTTTAGAACATTTGGTTGAGAGTGCGTAAATTTGGGAAATCGGAGCTAAATTTTCATAATTTTTTAGAATTTTTACTATTAAATTTGAAGCGATTTTTGCCATTTGATCAAAAATTTCGCTCGATTTTAAATTTGCAATATCCAAAAACGAAAATCCGAGCATTTCGCCATCATCAAGCCCAGCACCCATTTTCATCGCCGTTACGCCGCTAAATTTTTCACCACACAAAATCGCACTTTGAATCGGACTTGCACCGCGGTATTTAGGCAGTATCGAAGCGTGTAAATTTATACAAGGCGCAATACCCAAAATATCACTAGGCAAAATTTGCCCGTATGCTGCAACTACGATAAAATCAGGCTTAAAAGCACAAATTTGCTCTTTTATGCCAACTTCTTTTAGCGAATTTGGCTGAAAAATAGGAATTTGCAAATTCTCATCAAGTAAAAATTGTTTCACGCTTGGTGGCGT contains the following coding sequences:
- the atpA gene encoding F0F1 ATP synthase subunit alpha, with product MSAKIKADEISSIIKERIESFDLSVDVEETGKVVSVADGVASVYGLKNVMANEMVEFDNGVKGIALNLEESSVGVVILGETAGIVEGSSAKRLGKLLRVPVGDAMIGRVVNALGEPIDGKGPIEASESRFVEEKAKGIMARKSVHEPLQTGIKAIDALVPIGRGQRELIIGDRQTGKTTVAVDTIINQKGQDVVCIYVAVGQKQSTVAQVVKKLEEYGAMEYTIVVAANASEAAALQYLAPYSGCTMGEYFRDNSRHALIIYDDLSKHAVAYREMSLILRRPPGREAYPGDVFYLHSRLLERASKLSDALGAGSLTALPIIETQAGDVSAYIPTNVISITDGQIFLESGLFNSGIRPAINVGLSVSRVGGSAQIKAIKKVSGTLRLDLAQYRELQAFAQFASDLDESSRKQLDRGQRMVEVLKQPPYSPLPVENQIVIIFAGSKGYLDDVAPSAIGKFEAELYPFIEAKYPEIFEQIRTKKSLEKDIEESLAKALNDFKATFSAQ
- a CDS encoding F0F1 ATP synthase subunit delta encodes the protein MIDNTAKKYVKALIESYKQDELKGVLEIFKSLSLAFETEKFNDIINSPAIKDNAKVDLILSFIKKPDEKISNLIKLLAKNRRINLIPQIFEGLRSNIAAANNEFYGKIYSSKEIEKSKLKELEAQISKKFNANIKLEPVIANYNGVKIDVEDLGFEISFSIDRLKNKMSEYILKAI
- a CDS encoding F0F1 ATP synthase subunit B, whose protein sequence is MKKYIFLTLFPILALADGHGTNYDIVWRTINFLIFFGIMYYLLKGPLKAAYENRINSIASRLEANQNLLKESKERKEQAKKDVATAKIQGDSLVETAKKEAIFAEEKVKNATEFEIKQLQKAFEEQKEFETRKAKKDVVNEILEEIFDKNSINLDQNELIDIVHKKAV
- a CDS encoding F0F1 ATP synthase subunit B family protein, yielding MLEISLPALIFTVIVFLGLVYILNIMLYKPLLSFMDSREAMIQKDAEEAKQNALDVDSDRAEITKILDEARSQAAKIKQLSLDKAKEDSEVVIAAKKSELEADFDKFVKKLGKEKTELKKDLQDKIPEFKSSLKSALAKI
- a CDS encoding ParB/RepB/Spo0J family partition protein, with the translated sequence MAKVKKSALGRGLGAILDDVENAYAKELESGKKDLVLEIEIDKIKPNPYQPRKKFDENALKELSESIARHGLIQPIIVVAKNDEYMLIAGERRFRATKLLGEKYIKAIVADFGSQNLRELALIENIQRENLNPIELANSYKELIDEYKITQEELAGIIKKSRVQITNTLRLLSLTSEVQNAISEDKISQGHAKVIVGLDEKDQILVLNTITGQKLSVRETENLVKKIKDKKDKKSTKEKVEKFENFEPKLLELKEKLDKFGKIKIKDRKISVEFDEISKIDEFIKKLN
- a CDS encoding ParA family protein, whose amino-acid sequence is MSEVITIANQKGGVGKTTTAINLAASLAIVGKKVLLIDLDPQSNTTTGLGFSRSDYEFNIYHVLTGRKTISEITLETEIPELHLVPSNIGLVGIEQEFADNDKDSKMILKRKIAKISSKYDYIIIDSPPTLGNITVNALSASDSVIVPVQCEFLALEGLSLVLNTVKIVKKSINPNLKFRGFLPTMYSKNNISKEVLANLKEHFEDKLFKSDRDENGFVIIPRNVKLAECPSYGKPVILYDIKSSGSVAYQDLANSIME
- a CDS encoding biotin--[acetyl-CoA-carboxylase] ligase; amino-acid sequence: MTIEFVESCDSTQTGIISNLKLGVIKPPYCLVANSQNAGLGSRGNAWESVSGNLYFSFCVSESALPSDLPTNSASIYFAFLMKEYLANLGSKIWLKWPNDFYLSEKKIGGVITTKIKNVFVCGMGLNLAHAPEFAGILDIKVERNSLIYGFFEMLEKKPSWKQIFSKFSLEFPLSQKFGTHNGCEIVSLENAVLCDDGSILINNKKVYSLR
- the fmt gene encoding methionyl-tRNA formyltransferase translates to MMKIVFMGTPDYATQILKGLLGAKFEICAVFTQPDKPVGRKQILTPPSVKQFLLDENLQIPIFQPNSLKEVGIKEQICAFKPDFIVVAAYGQILPSDILGIAPCINLHASILPKYRGASPIQSAILCGEKFSGVTAMKMGAGLDDGEMLGFSFLDIANLKSSEIFDQMAKIASNLIVKILKNYENLAPISQIYALSTKCSKIKKEFGLIKFSDDIDEILRKFRAFDFWPNIFLDDGTKLLEVAKFSDKIHSKSEFGKIVAINKNSFVIAVCGGELEITKIQEVGKKPLNAYDFINGKRLKIDDRIC